The following proteins are encoded in a genomic region of Phaeodactylum tricornutum CCAP 1055/1 chromosome 1, whole genome shotgun sequence:
- a CDS encoding predicted protein — translation MSAEWPSVESHNVSLPTIVTTSDLFDGELFGDELMDIYNNAGVDENGDPNEIPTLLDHGVHSHHDDELHPINIGGLSSTAMDDGLGAFRPSTSFNDLSTLLAAEANAAAQSITPVASAPATTIPDSSPAAKRKASLTKAAPKRADPTPTVTTTVSQVPTEVACIPERNTIPSTVQKKAAADDTPNPLFLVEKAAEKLQVTESVVSSTGINTLGVQPHIVSVSMSSSDSSIAESEADFKTIAQAAVSNLIMSAGTTKVESGKSDFASAEKVDTSTAHIKALTGNNWVTACTGAASNVVPVAPVHDPKNSNRSRRQNLTPDERARQNRDRNREHARNTRLRKKAYVEELKHTLTELVAQRDAADLEKRQAVQREAEQREVRFRVIEEFLKLRGRNEGNVARWSAILEEGFFLKLPVTAFRSMVKDARTTDFEQELNGVCEVMADSSNLASFLQGFDKDSIGDISLHYECDRANFLMDGCNAVLEWTAKTSKKGETSGFSLKGSMRGIFSPASNKLISASISFDTGSVQSQLHQLLRESGHHTPFDAAEMAASQADAILDSLQMPQMSMTVPSAVNVVPNSSSSSSDASSNKDDSLSSDESLSEAGHKSGEQGIPSRRVRRVA, via the exons ATGTCTGCTGAATGGCCTTCGGTCGAATCACACAATGTTTCCCTTCCCACGATTGTGACCACAAGCGATCTTTTCGACGGGGAGCTGTTTGGAGATGAGCTCATGGATATCTACAACAATGCCGGTGTAGATGAAAATGGGGATCCCAATG AAATCCCAACGCTGCTCGACCACGGGGTGCACAGCCATCATGACGATGAGCTTCATCCTATCAATATTGGTGGCCTTTCCTCTACAGCGATGGACGATGGACTAGGAGCATTTCGTCCTTCGACATCGTTCAACGATTTGAGTACACTTCTGGCTGCTGAAGCCAATGCTGCCGCTCAATCCATTACTCCCGTGGCGAGCGCCCCAGCTACCACGAT CCCGGATTCATCTCCTGCTGCTAAACGCAAGGCTAGCTTGACAAAGGCCGCACCGAAACGAGCGGACCCTACCCCCACCGTGACGACTACCGTTTCTCAAGTACCAACCGAGGTAGCTTGTATCCCAGAGAGAAATACCATACCCAGTACGGTACAAAAGAAAGCCGCAGCTGATGACACTCCCAATCCTTTGTTTTTGGTTGAGAAGGCAGCTGAGAAGCTTCAAGTTACCGAAAGTGTCGTGTCTTCAACGGGTATCAACACTCTTGGAGTTCAGCCCCATATTGTAAGCGTATCGATGTCATCTTCCGACTCTTCTATAGCGGAATCCGAGGCCGATTTCAAAACTATAGCTCAGGCTGCTGTTTCGAATCTGATCATGTCGGCTGGAACTACCAAGGTTGAATCTGGCAAGTCTGACTTTGCTTCAGCGGAAAAAGTGGACACAAGCACGGCGCACATCAAGGCACTGACCGGCAACAACTGGGTCACAGCTTGCACTGGCGCTGCTTCGAACGTTGTTCCGGTTGCGCCCGTTCACGATCCAAAAAATAGCAACCGATCCCGCCGGCAGAATCTCACCCCTGACGAACGTGCGCGTCAAAACCGAGATCGGAATCGCGAGCACGCACGGAATACGCGTCTGCGCAAGAAGGCTTACGTTGAAGAGCTGAAGCATACTCTAACTGAACTTGTCGCCCAACGCGATGCTGCCGACCTGGAGAAACGACAGGCGGTCCAACGCGAAGCTGAACAGCGCGAAGTTCGTTTCCGCGTCATCGAAGAGTTCCTGAAGCTTCGCGGCCGTAACGAAGGAAATGTCGCGCGCTGGTCCGCCATTCTCGAAGAAGGCTTCTTTCTTAAGCTTCCTGTGACCGCATTTCGCTCTATGGTTAAGGACGCAAGAACGACCGACTTTGAACAAGAACTAAATGGTGTTTGTGAAGTCATGGCAGATTCCAGCAATCTTGCCTCGTTTCTTCAGGGATTCGACAAAGATAGTATAGGCGATATATCGTTACACTATGAGTGTGACCGTGCGAATTTTCTCATGGATGGCTGCAATGCCGTGCTGGAATGGACCGCCAAAACTTCCAAGAAG GGGGAAACATCTGGATTCTCACTCAAGGGAAGTATGAGAGGCATCTTCAGCCCAGCTTCCAACAAGCTCATTTCGGCGAGTATCTCTTTTGACACTGGCTCTGTGCAATCTCAACTCCATCAATTATTACGAGAAAGTGGTCATCATACTCCATTCGATGCCGCTGAAATGGCGGCAAGTCAGGCCGACGCCATCCTGGATTCTCTCCAAATGCCTCAAATGTCGATGACAGTTCCATCTGCCGTGAACGTTGTTCCTAAttcttcgtcctcttcttcagaTGCTTCCTCAAACAAAGACGATTCACTCTCCTCTGACGAGAGTTTGTCTGAAGCAGGCCACAAGTCAGGGGAGCAAGGCATTCCTAGTCGACGTGTTCGTCGAGTGGCTTAG
- a CDS encoding predicted protein, with amino-acid sequence MNPRTEATAQTEPSSSIDASEMSAQQHGRDSTGGTATVRNPTGSVTMTVTDAATTRHEPEPLVLTLQAHPSVRWENDVIDNEGMGRKSSKRCCIFHKQRPFDESSTDSSDQDGNDDRDKRKIARPKKSKEVPDFQRYHA; translated from the coding sequence ATGAATCCGCGAACAGAAGCAACAGCTCAGACAGAACCTTCTTCCTCCATTGATGCATCCGAAATGTCTGCGCAGCAACATGGAAGGGATTCAACAGGAGGAACAGCTACAGTTCGTAATCCGACTGGATCGGTCACGATGACGGTAACGGATGCAGCGACAACGCGGCATGAACCGGAGCCGTTGGTTCTAACCCTCCAGGCACACCCTTCGGTAAGATGGGAAAATGACGTCATCGATAATGAAGGTATGGGACGCAAGTCGTCGAAAAGGTGCTGCATTTTTCACAAACAACGGCCGTTTGATGAGAGTTCTACTGATTCATCTGATCaagacggcaacgacgaccGAGACAAGAGAAAAATTGCGCGCCCGAAGAAGAGTAAGGAAGTACCGGACTTTCAAAGATATCATGCCTAA
- the SSDH gene encoding succinate semialdehyde dehydrogenase (aldehyde dehydrogenase (1.2.1), probable SSDH), with the protein MVQGVAVVDGSIINKNPATGEVISRVPCTPLDELDVMIREAKLAQKSWATTPVAKRIQLLRDGLQAIEAKSGQLARCITTEMGKPIAEAREEVEFAVGKAEYLTLLEASLQPQQRGSCTVIRQSLGVVTVLSPWNFPADEILLLLLPALGSGNTAIVKPSEVSPETGAIVVNCLAQFLPENVLQLAQGDAQVGAHLVSHKDVDMVAMTGSSATGQKILTAAAPHLKRFVLEMGGKDPMVVFDDADLNQAAKDAVSYSLSNTGQVCCSIERIYVAQTIYREFQERVTRCAAEYHVGNGMDENVNVGPMVSIRQRDHVKRHVEDVIAKGAKVLHQSKIPSTASTESSFFPVTVLADVKENMHMYHEETFGPVVALTPFDGSEEEAIRLANDTEYGLASCVYTQDMDRAQRVASAIEAGQIGINCYSLENMDVACPWVGHKKSGFGYHSGQEGFHQFSIPKTLVYVPSAHSTKD; encoded by the coding sequence ATGGTACAGGGAGTAGCCGTTGTGGACGGAAGCATCATCAACAAGAACCCGGCTACTGGTGAAGTTATCAGTCGGGTTCCGTGCACACCACTCGATGAGCTGGATGTCATGATTCGCGAGGCCAAATTGGCGCAAAAGTCCTGGGCGACGACTCCCGTGGCGAAACGTATCCAACTATTGCGGGATGGGCTGCAGGCAATCGAAGCCAAGTCGGGACAGCTTGCTCGGTGTATTACGACCGAAATGGGAAAGCCCATTGCCGAAGCGCGGGAAGAAGTCGAGTTTGCCGTCGGCAAAGCCGAGTATTTGACATTGTTGGAAGCTTCTTTACAACCGCAACAGCGCGGATCCTGTACGGTGATCCGCCAATCCCTTGGTGTGGTGACCGTCCTGAGCCCTTGGAACTTTCCCGCCGACGAAATTTTGCTACTGCTTTTGCCGGCGCTGGGCTCGGGCAATACCGCGATTGTCAAACCTTCCGAAGTCTCCCCGGAAACGGGTGCGATTGTCGTGAACTGCTTAGCACAGTTCTTACCAGAAAACGTATTGCAATTGGCCCAAGGAGATGCACAAGTGGGTGCACACTTGGTTTCGCACAAAGACGTAGATATGGTGGCCATGACGGGAAGTAGTGCGACGGGCCAGAAGATTTTGACTGCGGCAGCTCCGCATCTGAAACGATTCGTTTTGGAAATGGGCGGAAAAGATCCCATGGTCGTGTTTGATGACGCTGATTTGAATCAAGCTGCAAAAGATGCCGTCTCTTACTCTTTATCCAACACGGGACAAGTCTGTTGCTCCATTGAACGCATTTATGTGGCACAGACCATTTACCGCGAGTTCCAGGAACGCGTTACTCGCTGTGCTGCGGAGTACCACGTGGGCAACGGCATGGACGAAAACGTCAATGTTGGTCCCATGGTATCCATTCGACAACGCGATCATGTAAAGCGACACGTCGAAGATGTCATTGCCAAAGGTGCCAAAGTCTTACACCAAAGTAAGATTCCGTCAACTGCCAGTACAGAATCCTCTTTCTTCCCCGTGACAGTTCTGGCGGATGTGAAGGAGAACATGCACATGTACCATGAAGAAACTTTTGGCCCCGTGGTCGCATTGACTCCATTTGACGggtccgaagaagaagctaTTCGGCTGGCCAACGATACTGAATATGGACTGGCGAGCTGCGTCTATACGCAAGATATGGACAGAGCACAGAGAGTAGCGAGCGCAATCGAGGCTGGGCAAATCGGTATCAACTGCTACTCATTGGAAAACATGGACGTGGCGTGCCCCTGGGTAGGCCACAAGAAGTCTGGTTTTGGGTATCATTCCGGCCAGGAAGGGTTCCATCAGTTTTCTATTCCCAAAACGCTGGTGTATGTTCCCAGTGCACATAGTACGAAGGATTGA